From Microplitis mediator isolate UGA2020A chromosome 11, iyMicMedi2.1, whole genome shotgun sequence, one genomic window encodes:
- the LOC130676961 gene encoding uncharacterized protein LOC130676961, protein MRRGPYQRYLDRYGKCVLPRSTYYHRMKQLMMTQENQEIQNSAIENVGNCYSHSSNNPIENVGDNTRLSSKQGVEVIDMNLSSHKENGKLEENQSNLCLQDELDEHEYTRHLWFRDEYGESTEYEEAWFDAEEQLPDERFHEAADDRHDEVY, encoded by the exons ATGCGTCGGGGACCATACCAACGATATCTAGATCGCTACGGCAAATGTGTGTTGCCTCGTTCAACTTACTATCACAGAATGAAACAACTTATGATGACt CAGGAGAATCAAGAGATTCAAAATTCAGCGATCGAAAATGTTGGAAATTGCTATAGCCACAGTTCAAACAATCCTATCGAAAACGTTGGCGATAACACACGATTGTCGAGTAAGCAAGGTGTTGAAGTTATTGACATGAACTTGAGTTCTCATAAGGAAAATGGGAAGCTAGAAGAAAATCAATCAAATTTATGCCTACAAGATGAATTAGATGAACATGAATATACAAGACATTTATGGTTTCGTGATGAATATGGTGAATCAACTGAATATGAAGAAGCTTGGTTTGAC GCCGAAGAACAACTTCCAGATGAACGCTTTCATGAGGCCGCTGATGATCGGCATGATgaagtatattaa